TGTATTATTTATCAACAATACTATAACTCAACAAGCGAAGCAATAAAGCGTGACTGTCAAGGAAGACAATGCTAATAGCATCCAAATTTATAACTTACCTTCACAAGATTTGGCATGCCAACCAATAGCCATGGACCTTCACTAATCACACAGCCAACTTCCGCACCAAGATTGAGTACGCTTGTACACTGATCGAAAGAGAAAACAACAGTAGCCACGATAGGTAAGCTTAAAACAGTGTCTCACAGGATCGCAACATGCTCATTACCGTACTTGTACAAATTGATTTTTCTTGAGTCACTCTACTACATCTAAACCAAACAATGATAActaattattaaacaaaaaagtcaTCAAGGCGCTCCCTgtgatacaaaataaaaaagaatggaAAGAAGAAGACCTGTCCAGAAGCACAATCCCAGAGACGGATGGTCTCATCTTTACTCCCAGTGTAAAGCTTATCAGATCCAGAAGGCAAAGCAATCCCAGTCACAAGCATCTCATGCCCATCAAGCTGAGTCAGCAGCGAGAAACTATCTCCATTGCTCCAGCAATGCAAGTATCTACACTTATCACCGTGACTACAGCTCCCATCCACCCAATATCTGCAAACCTTCTCCGTCTTAGTCACCGTCCTGTTCCCACCGAACCTCCCCCAGTTATTACTAGAGTTCCCGTTAAACCCGGGTCCTCTCCGGTGACTCGGACCCGCAAACCCAGGTTCGTCGGCGACCCTTTTGTTCGAGTAACCCGGACCCGGTAACTCTCGGTGTAGAAACTGGCAAGGGTTCCGATTGCACCGTCCCGCTCGCCAGTAGGAACAAACCTCCTGACGTGAGCCCTTTGCCGCCGCCGGACGATCGACCCGCCGAGTCGGTCGAAGACTCGCTTGCTGCCTCCGTTCAAATCGAAATCCATAGGCCTTTTGTATCTGCCTAGCTCGCTCTTTTTCTATAGATTATCGTTTAATGTTTTTACCGTAACGAAACGGAGTTTGATCAGTAGAATTCGATCATGAATTCGAGGAAACCGTAGAAAAAATTACCAAACAAAAGTAggtttttgtgttaaaaaaaaaaaagcttcggATCTTCTTGAAGAGGAGGACACAagtaggagagagagagagagaataagtAAAGAGTTGCGTCAGCTTGACGACAGTAACTTAAGGTACTATTTTACCCCTAacgatattattttattttacaaatttacttACTCGTCTGTTTGTCGGAATGTCGGTTAAAACCGGTTATTGTTCTTaccttcttttccttaaccacAAGTTATTTTTCTTACCTTCAGTTTGAAATATGAGTACATTGGACTTGTAAGATTGTTTTATTTCCGAACATACCGGTTGTGCTTTGTGGAAAAAATGATAAGAATGGCGTACTGCGATTACATTCTAGATTAAAGAGTACAGTGCAAATAAAATTTGGTTAACATCCTCAATAAAGCTTCACcattataatttgtaaatacaAACGCAAGCAAACCCGTTAATTCTGCTAACATGTAACAGGAGTTATGCTTGGTTTACTTCTTTAATTTGGTTTAAACATGTCTGCCGGTTTTGTTATCTCAGCTACGGTTTAACCTAGTATATGTAAGGCTTTGGCAACTACGTATCAGTTTCGCAACCATTTCAACTTTTGAATGCTGACGTATCAGTTTTACAATCATTTAATGTGTTTAcacactaattttttaattctatcgcaaacaatttaatgtgtttacacactattttttttaatcagctcatttttagttttcgtatttttaatctttgtatAAGATTCACTTCAACTAAAATGCCGAAATGAGAATGCTTTTAGAAATTGATAGTTTCGTATCTTGCCGAACTTGGCCATGTTTGAGGTTTTTGCATAcgaaaataacaaataattgTGATTGGTTATGAATTAAGGAAACTAAGATGAAAAATGTCACACACAAAGTTGGATCTTTAGTTTAgccaaatattgtttttctgTACAGAGATTTCATATCAGACCAAGAATTAAAAACATAATGAGATTATCAGAAAAAACTCAGaaatcataaaagttttaaaagaaaagaaaactcacgaaatcaattgaaaaacagAATTTATGTACCGAGTGAAGATTTCACATTATTCTTAACGCAACTCTAACTTATTTCACTCGATTATATCgtgtttttatcatatttaccaagaacttttataaaaaaatacacttTATTGGTTATAGACTACGTCAGTTTTTAATATGTCCAACAATATTGACATGACGTCTATCTATTTTTATTGGTATTCTTAAAGTATGTTCCAATAATTATGTATGTAAAATAAGCCTAACATATcagttttacatttatttatttttctttatatttgtaGAAGAAAGTAAGTTTGGGTAAAATATTTGGATCTGAAGAACCGGACCGAacatgatttgaaagtaatattaaacataaactaaaaCTGATTAAGTACTTAAATGAATCTAAAAGTTTAATATCCGGATAACTAGACCTGAATCCGATCCAAactgaaatattttggataccaaaaatatctaaacacacaattatatatttaaatatagtagctattttaaattttatatctattaatattcattaatatgaaaatatctacaataacaaaatatgttcaaaatactgaaaatatatattttctccatctaaatatttaaattgaactatttttatgtaaatttaagtatttagtcttaaattattcaaatttatatgttttatattatttttatttttggattttgaggattaagtatatttggatttttgttaaaaaaaatacatacttaAAATAGATACCTGAACTCGAACCCGAACTAAACTTGCAATGACTCGAACCAAATCCAATCCAAGTTCAAacaaaaatttgtaaatatacgaatcatatttaaatttctaaaactaaaaatcaaaatctaaatagaTAAACTGAATCCGAACGGATATTTGAATGCTCATCCCTTGAAAAAGATATACGACAAATTTATTATagcgtaaaataaataatctaatcAATTATTTCACTTAGCGCCGTGCGTGGATCATTACCTAATTACCTAATCTTCTTATATCTCATCATCATTAAACACCATCATCCATTGTAGTCGTCTTCTATGCTTTGATTCTCACGTCTTTGAATTCTCAGTGAGCTTCTAAAGTAGGATCTATCCTTCCTGTTACAAAACAATATATGAATCTAACAGTAACACAATCGAtcggcaaaaaaaattataggatACAAATATACGCTTCGTCTAGTCCAAAccaatataaattttaacaaaagaaacaaaattgtgGTCTGAATAAACTATAAGCAAAGCAGGCATAAAGAGTGCAAGTGTGTTGTAGACTTGTAGCCAATGAGAATTTATAGTTTTTGAGTTTGAATCAAACTATTAGCATgtataaagaaaaagaatatgtAAGTATGTTGTTTGATCAACAACCTCACACAAGCGACCATCTGCCCATATCCTCCTGTGTTTACCCTATTACTAGTAATCGGATTTGGATCCCTCAGTCTCCGGCTCATGTTACTTCCATGATGAGCATATATAGTCTACAATCATGTTATCTTTGAAGAAACAGAGGCGTAGCCTAGCTCTAATCCCTTGAGACTTCATGAAGCCAGTTGGTAACATTACTTCTGAATAATATTAAATGGAAATCAAGAAAACTATCTTCAAAGTTTCAGTTAATTAACATAAAACAAGAAGATATTCAAATTGTGTTagaaagaataataatatagtatttattAGACTCGTATATCTCCATTCTCTATCCGTATCGTACTACTAGTCTACCAATAAAAAATAGGTAGTTGAACTTTTGACCAATCCTAGAAATTCAGAAAATCttacaaaattgaaaaaaacaaaagaatattcaAATTCTAAAAACTCCAGAGTGACACGTCAGCATCTCCGGTCAAGTCGTTATGATTCCATCCAAGTTCCGGCGGCGGCAAGAGCATCTCCTCCGCCATATTCTCAAGAAACCTTGGCATCCCAAAACCCGCTTCTTCATCCATATAAAACACACCGTTCTCTTCCGTGGTCTCCCCACCCGTTTGCCCAACCGTCTCCTCCGCCGGTTTCACTGCCTCAACCATAGTCGTCTCAGTCGTAGCCGTCTCGTTCTGAAACGCCATTGCAGCTTCAGCCGCAGCTCTCTGAATTTCTTTAGGACAAGTAGACTCAGGAATCCGGAGACGCCACGCCGAGTCGGCGAAATTAAGACAAGCGGAGCGGCCACGAAGGGCTAAAGCGGCGACGTCGTGAGCACGAGCGGCCATTTCGACGGTCGGAAAAGTCCCTAACCAAATCCTCGACTTCTTGTTAGGCTCCCTAACTTCACAAACCCATTTCCCTGAGTTTCTCTGACGAACTCCTCTGTAAATCGGATGACGTGTCTCACGAAACTTCTTCCTCCCTGCTCGTTTCTTCGGACAGCTCGAAGCTAGCTTCGGAGAACACTCACTACTGTCGGAAACTGGAGATCTGTGGTCAGGGATCGAGAGGAACGAGTCTGAGAAAGAAGTGTAAAATGGATCCATCGAGTAAAACGAAAACAGAGTCTTGATTTTGGATAAGGTGTtaatttctctttctttcttttttggattttaaagtgtttttagttatagagaaagagaggaagatttgttgtttttataagGTGTTAAAAAGGGGAACACGGAGTATCTGGTAACGACAGCTGTCCCATGTCTATCGGCTTACACGTGTTCTTTATGTACTTAGTCTTGTGTATATGTATAGTTATTGTGCACTGTGTGATGCACCTATTTGATGATTCAGTTTATTTAATAGTTATGTTCGTGGAAAGGGGACGATTTGGAGAAAAGGACAAAAGAGGCTTTAGTTAAaacgaaaagaaagaaaatgacgTCATGGAACACGGTTTTGACAGTTGGATTGTAACTGCTTCTCTTTGGTTCGGGAGGCGCGCCACGTTAAGATGGACGGTGTGTTCGCTGTCAAGCCAcggtttgggtttggttttTTGAGCCTGACCCCACACGCTTTTTTTGTGGGACCCGTAATGTTTATTTTTGagatattattttagttttatggATCTTTTTGGTATCTAGTCAACTGGCATACTATACATACGTAATACGTGTACGGGTCTGCTTTAGTTTCTTTCGTTAAGACTGGAATACACTCGACACTGAGCTTTTCAGTTTGTATAGTTCCTTTATGAAACGTACGTCCGGAAATAAGACCGTGTAAATTGGTTTGGTGTTATTTGGTTAGGGTAAGAAAGCcattctattgtttttttttttcctgaattGAGGCTTcattctattgttttcttgcACTAGAACATTATATTAGGTTTGAACTCGCATGAAACTATGttctttttgtttaaatttggcGCTTTAATATTCCAAAGTGGAAAAAGCATACAAATAGAACCTACtcttatatttttagaatttgacTATGTGGTTAATATAGAGTAAATATTTactctaaattaattttaattagaatttgACGCTGTGGTTAATATAGAGTATAAATATCTACTCTAAATTTTAAGTtgctttgatttatttttaataggtttttatataaactttttggcttatatattgttatataaaagacataagaaaaacattaaaaaatacaaaaggcTCACATAATCCTTACTAGGCTCAGGTAAAATGAGGTCTAAACTGAAATGACCTACAAAATAGAAGTAAAAACTTTGAAAACTCTAACAATCACCTTGGTCGGAGCCACCGCCGAAGAGTACACACTCTTTGAAAATGGAAACCACCAAGACGACCATCAAAACAAGGAGAGATGAAGCATGAGTAGAACCGGCGCAAAAGCACACCGATAAGACCGCAACCTGAGATACACGAGAAGGAAAAACGAGAGTGGATTACTGTGAATGGGGAGACTCATTAAGAGGTGGAAAGAGATGGTGGTGCCGATCCGGTCGTCTCCTCCTGTTTCAAAGTCAGCCACTGTCGAAGCTCCCTTTCAAAACTCGTTCTCTGTGAAATATCAAAtaaagtcccacattggagattagacaaagaaaaatctaatatataaaaagatgtcCAACTTTATTAGTGCGAGGCCTTTTGGAAtggaaaccaaaaataaaatcatgCGGGCTTGCCTAaagcccaaagtggacaatatcatACTAATCAGATAATGTAGAGTTGtaaatgaatttaataaatCCTAACATTGGTATCAGAACACTAGGTTGACGAAGatctgcaagaagaccaaaaaTTCCCTTAAGTAAGAATAAGGGAGGTTCGGCAGAAACAATCAAGATGATCATGGAACTTGTGATGACATTCTCAAAGGACCGAGATATTGTGGGAGACGCATTCTCAAAGGAAAGAAACACACGAGATGAGTGTGATCCTTATAGTTTGAGGGGGAGAATGTGAAATATCAAACAAAGTCCACACTGGAGATTAGACAAATGAAAGTCTAATACATAAaaagatgtccaactctattaGTACGAGCCTTTTGGaatgaaaaccaaaaataaaataatgcgGGCTTGCCTAaagcccaaagtggacaatatcgtactaatcagaCAATATAAAATTGTACATGAATTTAATAAATCTCAACATTATCGTCCTCCAAACGAAGAGCATACTCATCAGACCCTGCAGTTTAAACATCACAAAAACCTCTCCACCGTAACGACTCACCGCCTCCCCCGGCCCTCACTACCAATATGACTCCCGGAAGCTCAGGAGGTCACTAGGAGGGGAAAAAGACTGTGCAACCAAGAGGAGCATATAAACAGACCTGTTCTCTAAAGATAACTACAAAATagcaaattttttaaatcaactaagtatatttttttgtataaatatctACAATTCTTCGTTAAAATTAAAAGCAAgtgtacttttttttctttataactaAAAAACGAAGACGTTTGACAAAATTCTAACAACTGGAACCAGTTGTTTTCACTTCAATACACATGCAACAAATGATGTATTTACACCAAATACGTCAATGAATCTTCTATCAGTTTATCAACTAGAATTGATAGGATGCATGCGGATGGGTAAGGATTTTgtagtccttttttttttaacacgaAAGGATTTTGTAGTCCATTTGATGTAAGATAACAAGCAATTGTCCTCAGCAAAGTGTGTTATTCTATTCGTTTAATGGGTGTCTGCGCGTTGCTTAGGTTCTAGTAACCGTTTAACGGTTATTACTCAGCTCTCCACATTGCTCTGAAACGTCCTATCAAA
Above is a window of Brassica napus cultivar Da-Ae chromosome A10, Da-Ae, whole genome shotgun sequence DNA encoding:
- the LOC106436839 gene encoding dehydration-responsive element-binding protein 1D → MDPFYTSFSDSFLSIPDHRSPVSDSSECSPKLASSCPKKRAGRKKFRETRHPIYRGVRQRNSGKWVCEVREPNKKSRIWLGTFPTVEMAARAHDVAALALRGRSACLNFADSAWRLRIPESTCPKEIQRAAAEAAMAFQNETATTETTMVEAVKPAEETVGQTGGETTEENGVFYMDEEAGFGMPRFLENMAEEMLLPPPELGWNHNDLTGDADVSLWSF